The DNA region GACGCGGGGACCTACCGTGGCCAGCGGAGAGACTTCCCCCAGGACAACCGGCTCCAGCCGCTCCTCGAGATAGCGGGCGAGACGCGGCAGCACTTCCCAAACGCGAGAGATCCCCTGAAACAAGGAGGCGTGGCTCGTCCGCGCAAGGTCGAGAAGCTTTTCAGGGGAAAAGGGGGAGATCTGCTCGGGCATGATCGCTCCCTTAAAAAAGATTCCTCCATCGGCTCGCAAGAAGATTCGCCCGGAACTTGCGCGGATCTCGGAAGCTCCCCGACAAAAAAAAACAGGGTGAAAATGGATTGACGGGTGGTAAGGAGTGGAGAAAAGTGGTGCAGAACGGGGGGGCGGATGCCCCGATGAACGCGACCTACACCGATGCCTTCGAGCACGCCTTCGATGACAAGGGGCGGATAACCATCCCCTCGGAGTGGAGGCAGGAGGGCTATGAGAGTCGGCTCTTCGCCTTCCCGTCCCGTTCGAAGTGCCTCAAGGTCTATCCGGAGAGCTGGCTGGGACGGCTCCGGGAGCGGGTTGCCGGCCTTTCCTTCCAAGACCCGTTGCGGCGGCAGCTCGAGGCGTTGGCCCGCATCGCCCAGATGGTGAGCTGGGACCAGCAGGGAAGGATCGGGATCAAAGAGCGCTTGCGCCGCCAGGCCGGCCTCCGCCGCGATGCGGTGCTGGCCGGCTGCTTCGATCATTTTGAGATTTGGAGCACGGAAGCGTGGCGGGCGTTGCAGCTCGGGCCGACGACCTTGGAAGATGTGTTGGAGAAGACGGGGTTTTAAATCAATGGCCGGCGGATCCTGGCTGGGAAGGACGGGAAGTCATGAGAGAGCTTCAGTCGGCGAAGGGAGTGACGGACCGGCGACAGCATGAGCCGGTCCTGCTGCGCGAGCTGCTGGCGGCGGCCGAGCCCGCAGAAGGGGAGCGTTGGATCGACGGCACCTTCGGGTTCGGCGGTCATGCCGCCGCCTTGCTGGAGCGCGGCTGCGTCGTCTTGGCGATTGATCGCGATCCCTCGGCGGCACCGAGGGCGGCGCTCCTTCAAGAGACCTGGAGGGATCGGCTCCGCTTCGTCCCCGGCAATTTCGCGGACATGGCGGAAGCCGCCCGCGCTGCGGGCTGGCAGTCGGTGGATGGCGTGCTCCTCGATCTGGGAATTTCGTCGGGGCAGCTGGACGACCCATCCCGGGGGTTCAGCTTCCGCTGGGACGCCCCGCTCGACATGCGCATGGACCCCTCGGACCCGCGGACCGCCGTCGACCTCCTGCACGAGCTCGACGAGTTGGATCTGGCGCGTCTCTTTGCGGTGACGACCCGCCCGGCCGAGAGCCGCCGCTTGGCCCGCGCCGTGGTGCGGGCCCGTGAACGGGGCCGGCTGCGGACGACCGGAGACCTGGTCGCGGCAATCGGAGCGGCTCGGCCTTCCCGGAGGCGCGTCCATCCGGCGACGAGGGCTTTTCTGGCTCTCCGGATCGCGGTCAACGACGAGCTGGGCTCGCTGGAGCGGGCCTTGCCGGCGGCCCTGCGTTTGTTGGCTCCCGGCGGGAGGCTTGCCGTGATCAGCTTCCAGTCGGAGGAGGACCGCCGCGTCAAACATTTCCTTCGGGAGCATCGGCAGCGGGGGTCCGGAGCCGAAAAGATCTCCGGGGCGCCGGGGGGGTTCGCGCGGGAGGCCCGGTTTCTCCCGTCCGGCGAGGAGATTGCGCGGAATCCGCGCTCGCGGAGCGCCCGCCTGCGCATCGGTTGGAAGGAAAGGACGGAGGAATTATGAGAGGAAGAAATCAAATGCGGCATCTCGAGCCGTTCCCGTTGACTACGCTGGGCGGGTGGCTGCTCGCGCTTCTGTTTCTAGCGGGAGTGGGCATCTGCTTTCTTTCTGTCAAGAATCGTGTCGCGCGGCTCTCCCTGGAAGTGGCGCGCGCCGAAAAGGATCTCAACCAGTGGAAAAAGCGGAACATGCGCGTGGCGGTGGGGATTGCGCGGGCGAGCTCCGCCGCGGAGCTGGAACGGAGGATCGCTGCCTGGCATCTGGGTCTGATCAAGACGAGCGAGCTCGAAGTGGTTCGCATGGAAGAAAACAAGCGCCCTGACGCCCTTGCGGAAACAACAGGGAAGGCGAGCCCGCCATTACCATGAAAACCCGTCAGCGCTCGCTTTGGGTCCTGGTCCTGCTCGCCTTCGGATTCACGGTGGTCTCGCACCGGCTCATCCAGCTCCAGCTCGTCGAGCACCCGAAGTACGCGCGCCTGGCGATGCTTAACCACTGCGCCCGTGTCGAACTGCCGGCGCATCGGGGGATGATCGTCGACGTTCATGGCACCCCGCTCGCCCAGAGTCAGGCTGTTTACGAGGTGCGGCTCGACGGAAAGAACCTTCTCGATCCGGAACGGGTCCTTCCGAGGCTCGAAAGCTTGCTCGGCCTGGAGCTGGGCACGCTTTCCCGCTCTTTCCGGCCGAGCGAGAGATATCGGCTGCTTGCCAAGCGGGTGGGCGAGGATGTCGTTCAGAAGCTGAACAGCTTCGAGCAAGAAAAGCTGCGGGAGTGGCGGGCGCAGGGCAAGAATCCGGAGCCCTTCCTCCTTTTCCACGAGGATTTTATCCGCGTTTATCCCAACGGGCGGGAGGCCGCGGCCGTCGTCGGACTGGTGGACGCGGAAGGAAAGGGAGTATCGGGTGTGGAGCGCGCCTTCGACCGGCAGCTTCGCGGCTCTCCGGGGGAGCGCTGGATCGAAAAGGATGTCCTCGGTAGGGAAATTCCGGTGTATCGTCGCTTCAACGTCAATCCCGTCGACGGTGCGACGGTTCGGCTGACCATCGATTTGACGATCCAGCACATTCTGGAACAAGGATTGGACGAGCTGGATCGCGAATACCGGCCCAAGGCGATCTGCTCGGTCGTGATGCGGCCGTCGACGGGCGAAGTGCTGGCCATGGGTGTCCGGCCGACCTTCGACCCGAACGACGGAGAGCACGTGCGGCCCGAGCTTTTGCGCAACCGGTGCTTGACCGACCCGGTGGAGCCCGGGTCGATCTTCAAGATCGTCACGCTCGCCGGGGTCCTCGAGGAAAAGCAGGTGACCCTCAACACGCTGATCGACTGCGAGAACGGAGCCTTTTCCTATGCCGGCTACCTCCTGCATGACAGCCATCCCTGCGGGACGCTCACCGTCCGTGAGGTGACAGCCAAGTCGAGCAACATCGGTTTCGCCAAGTTGGGAATCGCCCTGGGCCCGGCTCGGCTCTACCGCTTCGCGCGCGCCTTCGGAATCGGCTCCCCGACGGGGATATTGCCGTTGCAGGGCGAGTCGGCGGGCCTGCTCCGTCCTCCGTGGCAGTGGTCGAAGCTCTCGATCAGCCGCATCCCCATGGGACAGGAGGTGATGGTCACCCCGATCCAGATGGCGCAAGCGATGTCGGTGATCGCCAACGGCGGGATCTTCATGAAACCGATGCTCGTCCGCGGGTGGATTTCTCCCGAGGGAAAGCCGATCTCCTACGTCGCCCCCCAGCAGGTGCGGCGCGTCATCTCGGAAAGGACGGCGCGCTGGGTGTCGCTGGCGCTGGCCAGCGTGGTAGCAAAAGGGGGTACCGGAACGAAGGCGGCCGTGCCCGGATACACGGTGGCGGGAAAGACGGGGACCGCGCAGAAGGCGGTCGGCGGGAGCTACGGGCACAACCGGTACGTCTCTTCCTTCGTCGGCTACATGCCGGAGGAGGATCCCCAGTTCGTGCTGCTGATCATGGTAGATGAACCCAAAGGGAGCCACTACTATGGCGGCGAGGTCGCCGCGCCGGCGTTCCGTTCGATGGCCTCGCAAATCGCCGAAGCCTTGGGCATGGTGCCGAGGAGCGCCCCGGCAAGGGCGGCACACGGAGGATCGTTGTGAAGCTCTGGAATCTGCTGGCCGCCGTCGAGGCCCGTGAGGTGTCGGGGGAAGGAGACCCCTTGGTGCTCGGGCTCTGCTACGATTCGCGGCTTGTAAAGCCGGGGGATCTCTTCTTCGCCTGGCACGGCGCCAAAGTCGACGGGCATCGGTTCGTGCCGGAGGCCGTCGGCAAGGGAGCCGTCGCGGTCGTAGGCGAGAAGGAACCAAAGCGGGTCTCGGCCCCGGTCCCTTATGTCCGCGTGGATAACGCCCGCGCGGCGCTGGCTAGGATGGCCGACCGGTTCTTCGACCACCCGAGCGGCTCGATGGACATCGTCGGGGTCACGGGGACCAATGGGAAGACGACGACCTCTTTCCTCCTCCACCACATTCTCGAGCGGTCGGGCCGGAAGTGCGGCCTCGTCGGCACGGTGCGCTATTCGCTCGGGGGGCGGACACTTCCCGCGTCCCGCACGACCCCCGAGGGGAGCGATCTGCAAAAGCTGCTCTCCGAAATGCGGGAAGGCGGCTGCCGCGCCGCCGTCCTGGAGGTCTCTTCGCACGCGCTGGCTCAGGGGAGAGTGGAGGGAATCGATTTCACGGTCGGAGTCTTCACCAACTTGACCTCGGATCATCTCGATTTCCATGGAAGCCGGGAACGTTATGCGGCCGCCAAGGCGTTGCTTTTCGAGCGCGTCGCCTCTTCGGAGAAGCGCGAGGGCGGGGCCGCGGTGCTCAATGCGGACGACTCCGCCTGGCGGGCTCTCGACGCGGTTCCACGACGGCCGAAGACGGTCCTCCTCTACAGCGCGCAGGGAGTGCCCGGCGCCGATTTTCGAGCCGAGGAAGTCCGCAAGGACGCTTCCGGAAGCTCGTTCCGCTTGCGGTATCCCGGCGGATCCCTGCCTGTCCGCGTCCCTCTGCTGGGATCCTTCAACGTGGAAAACGTGCTGGCCGCCTTCGCCGCCGCCTCCGCTCTCGGCATCTCCCCTCCGGAGACCGCCGGGGCCCTTGCGGACTTTCCCGGGGTGCCGGGTAGGATGGAACGCTTCGGCTCCCGCGACGGGGTTATCGCGGTGGTCGACTACGCCCACACGGAGGATGCTCTGCGGAAGACACTGGAGGCCCTGCGGGAGCTGGCGCCGAAAAGGCTCGCTGTGGTCGTCGGCTGCGGAGGGGACCGCGACCGGACTAAGAGGCCGAAGATGGCCGCGGCGGCCTGCGAGCTGGCCGACCGGGTCGTTTTCACCTCCGACAATCCCCGAAGCGAATCGATCGAACGGATCTTCGCGGACATGGCCGAAGGCGTGCCTGCGGACCGGCGGCCCGCGTGGATTCCGGATCGCCGGCTCGCGATCGAGCTGGCTTTGCGGGATGCCCAGCCGGGGGAGCTGATCTGCATCGCCGGGAAGGGACATGAAACGACGCAGGAAGTCCATGGCGTCTTTCACCCCTTCGACGACCGAACCATCGTAAGCCGGATCCTGGCGGAGAGGCACTAGAAGAATATGGAGCCGTGTTCTCTCGAGAGAATCGAGGAGTGGAGCGGAGGACGTCGCGAGCGCGGAGACCCCGGAATCCGGATTTCCCGGGTCCATACCGATTCACGGACCGTCCAGCCCGGCGACTGCTTCTGGGCCCTTTCGGGACCGAACTTCGACGGCCACGATTTCCTCGAGGAGGCGTTCCGGCGCGGCGCCCGGGCGGCGGTCGTCGCCCGGTCCCCGGACCGGCTTTCCTTGCCCGCTGACGCGGGTATGGTGGTCGTCGCCGACACGCTCGCCGCCCTGCAGGAATTCGCCCGTCACTACCGCCGCACGCTTCCTGCAAAAATCGTGGCGGTGACGGGGAGCAGCGGAAAGACGACGACCAAGGAGTTGATCCTGGCGGTCCTGCGGAGCCGCTTTCCGGTTCTCGGGAATGCGGGCAATCGGAACAATCAGATCGGATTGCCTCTGGCGATTCTGGATTTCTCCGCGGGGATCGCCTTCGGAGTCCTCGAGATGGGAACCAACCATCCCGGCGAGATCGCGCGTCTTGCCGCCGTCGCCTCTCCCGATATCGGTGTCCTCACCAATATCGGGCTAGCCCATGTCGGTTACTTCGGAAGCCAAAAAGCGATCGCCGAGGAAAAGGCGGCCCTTTTGGCCGCGCTCCCCCCGGACGGTTGGGCCGTTCTTCCGGACGAGGACGAATGGATTCGTCGGGTGGCCGATCGCTGCCGGGGTAGAATAGCCTGGGTCGGCTCCGGTTCCGAAGCGCTCTGGCGGGCACGGCGGATCGAGATGCGGGAAGGCGGGATCCACTTTCTGCTCCAAGGGGAAGAGGGAGAGCTGCCGGTCCAGCTGCGGACGGCCTCGCGAGCGGTCGTCACCGACGCCTTGCTGGCCGCGGGAGTGGGCAAGCTTGCCGGAGTGCCCGCGCGGGAGATTGTTGCGGCGCTGGAGCGGGCCGCCTATCCGGCGCACCGGATGGAGATCCACTCCCTGGCGGACGGATGGGTCATCGACGACAGCTACAACGCCAACCCGGATTCGGCGCTGGCGGCGCTGCGTGCCCTTCTCGAGTTCCCCAAGGGCGGAAGGAGAGGGGTCGTGCTCGGTTCGATGGGGGAGCTCGGGGAACAATCTCAGGCCCTGCATGAACGCTTGGGACGGAGCGCCGGTGCGTTGCCGATCGGCTTTTTGATCGTCGTAGGTCCGGAAGCGGATAGCTTGGCCCGGGGAGCGGCGGCCGGCGGCCTTCCGGAGGAAAGGATACGCCGGTGCGCCACCGCCGACGAGGCGATGCGCGCGTTGGACGGCTTGCGGCGATCCGGAGATGTGATCCTGGTAAAAGGCTCCCGATTTCTCGGGCTGGACCGCTTGGTGCGCGCTCTGAGGTAGCGGCGGCGAGCAAAACGATGGCGAGGCGCAGGGAGAAGGCCGGGAAGAGGTGAAAGGAGTTGCACGGTGCTCTACTACCTACATTGGCTCTCAGGAAGCTTTATCGGATTTAACGTATTCCGCTACATCACGTTCCGATCGACGGCGGCGGCGCTGACCGCTCTCTTCATCTCTTGGATCTTCGGGCCGCCCATGATCGCCATGCTGCGGCGCCTGAAGATGGGCCAGCCGATTCGCGGCAAGGAAGAGGTGAGACATCTGGCCGACCTCCACGGGGGCAAGGCCGGCACGCCCACGATGGGGGGGCTGTTGATTCTTTCGGCCCTCGTCGGCAGTTGCCTGCTGTGGGCGGTGCCGACGAACCGGTTTCTCTGGATCTGCCTGGGCGGGACCCTGGCGCTCGGAGCCCTCGGCTTCTGGGATGATTATCTCAAGGTTGTGCAGAAAAAATCGGCGGGCATTCCGGGGCGCATCAAACTGCTGGTCCAGGCCGCGGTCGCCCTGATCGCCGGAGTGCTTCTCCTCGGAAATTCCGAAAGCGGAAGGGAAGCGAGCAAGGTGGCGGTGCCGTTTTTAAAATCGATCTCCCGGATCGAGCTCGGATGGGCGGCCCTTCCGTTCTTTCTGCTGGTGGTGATGGGCTCGTCGAACGCGGTCAACCTCACCGACGGCCTCGACGGATTGGCGATCGGCTGCTCGATCGGCGTGGCGCTGGTTTTCGCGATTTTCGCGTACGTGGCGGGCCGTCCCGATTGGAGCGCCTATCTGTACGTGCCGCACGTGCGGGGCGCGGACGAACTGGCCGTCTTTTGCGCGGCGCTTCTTGGGGCCAGCATCGGCTTTCTCTGGTACAATTGCCATCCGGCCGAAGTGTTCATGGGAGATACCGGATCCTTGGCCCTCGGGGGGGCTTTCGGCCTGGTCTCGATTTCCATCGGTCAGGAGCTCCTCCTGGTCGTCGCGGGAGGCATCTTCGTCGTCGAAGCCCTTTCGGTCATGATCCAAGTCGCCTCGTTTCGGCTGACGGGAAAGAGGGTGTTCGCCATGGCGCCCCTGCACCACCATTTCGAGCTGAAGGGCTGGGGGGAATCGAGAGTGACGGTCCGTTTCTGGATCTTGAGCCTGCTTTGCGGCCTCTTGGCTCTTTCGAGCCTCAAGCTCCGATGAGGACGTGCGAAGAAAAAAAGGGCAGCGGATGAGAAGAAAAATACGGTCGTCGGCGAAAGTGCTGCGCTGGAAGCCATCCGGTGCCCCTGTCCCGAGCGGAGCGACGGATTCCTCTCCGAGTTCTACGGACCTCGTGCAGCAAGAGCTCCCGCTGAAGGAAGGAACGGCCGGGCTGCGGGTGATCACGGTCATCCTGGCCGTAATGCTCCTTCACGTGCTCTTCATCGGCGGCGTCGCGCTCTATCACCTTTTGCGCGGCGAAGGGAAACTGGCTGCGGGCGGGAGCGCGGCAGCCAAGGCCCCGGCGGCGGTCGCCGCCGATGCCTCCCGGGCTCGCCCGGGAGGGAGGCCGGAAGAAGGATCGCCGAAAGCGGCCTCGGCCGCGCCCGCTTCAGCTTTGGCCCGGGAAGCGGCGAAGGGGCAGACCGATGCCCCGGCGCTGTCGATTGCCCGGGATTCGGAAAGAAAAAAGGGGGGCGGGAAGCGGCTTCGGCGGGCCTCCTTCCAAGGAAACGGAGAGGCCGATACTTCGGCGGCGGCTTCCGCCAACGGGCTGCGGGCCGAAGCGGCCGCGCCCCGGGTCTATCGGGTTGTGCGGGGTGACAGCCTCTGGCGGATCGCTCGTCGATTCCACGTCGGACTCGACGACCTGATGAAGGCGAATCAACTGACTCCGGCGAGCAAGCTGCAGATCGGACAGGAGCTTCGGATTCCTGCGGAGAAGGCAAATCGCGGCCGCCGGAGCGGCGGCCTGGCCGGGGGATAAGCCGGATCGGGAAGCGAAGGAAAGGGTTGCAAGGGTGAGGGAAAGGCAGCTTCACCGCTGGGCCGCTTACGCGCTCGTTTTCATCGCGTTCGCGCTCATAGGGTTGGGATTGATCGCGCTCTACAGCGTGGCCGGCCGGTTCGTGGGCGAGAAGGATGCTTCTCTTCTTCCGCTGGTCGAGCGGCAGCTCTGCTGGATCGGGATCGGCATCGGAGCGGGTGTGGCTCTGGCGCGCATCGACTATCACTGGTTCCTGCGGCGTTCCACGGCGCTGCTCGGCTTGGGACTCTTCCTGCTCCTGCTCTGCTTCCTTCCCGGAATCGGCCACCGGGTGCACGGTTCTGCGCGCTGGATCGGCCTCGGGCCGTTGGTTTTGCAACCCTCGGAGCCCCTCAAGTGGTGCCTCTGCCTCTTCGCCGCATCCCAGTTGGGAAGCCCGCCAACCCGGCGGGCGGAGCAATGGCGGCGGTACGCGACGGTTCTCGCCGTGACGCTCGTCCTCGCCGGCATTCTGGTTTTTGCTCGCGATCTCGGAAGCGCCGCCCTCTACCTGACCCTGGCCGCCGTCATCCTGGTGATCGCCGGAGTGCCGCTCTGGCTGATCGGACCGGGCTGCTTGGCGGCCGCCGGCGGTATTCTCGGAGTGGCTCTGAGCATTCCCGAGCGTAGGGCCAGGTTGCTCGCCTTTTGGGACATGGAAAGCGATAAGCAGGGCAAGGCCTATCAGGTCTGGCAGGCTCTTGTCGCCCTCGGTTCCGGAGGAGTCACCGGCCTGGGATTGGGGAACAGCCGGCAGAAGATGTACTATCTGCCTGAAGCCACGACCGATTTCATCTTTCCCATCCTTGGGGAGGAGCTCGGTCTTTGGGTGACCTTGGGCGTGGTGTTGGCCTATCTGGCGTTCACCCTATGCGGCGGCTGGATCGCGCTTTTCGCTCCCGACGCAGAGGGATTGCTGCTCGGCATGGCACTGATCGTCCTCATCTCGATCCAGGCCATCGCCAACCTGGGAGTGGTCACGGGTCTCCTGCCGAACAAAGGATTGCCTTTGCCTTTCATCAGCTATGGAGGCTCGAATATGTTGTTCTGCCTGATGGCCCTAGGCACTCTTCTCAACATCCATCGGCAGGGAGGCAAGGGGTCGGCGTTTTCTGTCGAGTCCCGCGGCGCGCAGCGCAGCGTGCGGCTATGAGCGAGCGGAGCGTCGTCATCGCCTGCGGAGGCACGGGCGGGCATTTGCTGCCCGGAATCGCCGTCGCCGAGGAGCTGCGGCGGAGAGGCAAAGAGATTCTCCTGCTCCTTTCCGAGAAGCAGATCGACCGGACGGCATTGGAGGGAGAGGAGAAGTTCCCGTGGGAAACCCTCCCCGCCATCGGCTGGCCTGGGGGCCTTTCCGGGAAGACCCCGGCATTTTTCTGGAGGCTCGGATCCAGCTGGCGGAAGTGCGGGAGCCTCTTCCGCCGCTTGGCTCCCGGGGCGGTTCTCGGGATGGGGGGGTTTATCAGCGCCGCACCGCTTCTCGTCGCCAAGAGACGGCAAATTCCGACGCTGCTTCACGAGTCGAATGCCGTCCCCGGCCTGGTGACGCGCATCCTGAGCCACAAGGTCGATCGCGTCCTTCTCGGCTTCCCGGAATGCAAGAAGCGTCTGCCGGGAATTCCGTCGATCGTGACAGGGACTCCGCTCCGCGCCCGGCTTCGGAGGGTCCCGCGCGACGAGGCGGCCAAGGCGCTCGGTGCGGCCCCCGATCGCTCGACGATACTGGTCCTGGGCGGCAGCCAGGGGGCGCATGCCTTGAACCGGCTTTTAGGGGACGCCGCGCCCGCGCTCGCGCGAGGGGGGAGCCCGGTCCAAGTGCTCCATCTATCCGGTCCGGCGGATCGGGAGGCTTGCGCGGCCGCCTATCGGGCGCAGGGAATTCCCGCCGTGGTCGAGAGCTTTTCCCATAGGATGGATCTCTTCTACAGCCTGGCCGATGTGGCGGTCGCCCGCGCCGGGGCCGCCACCCTGGCGGAAGTCGCCTTCTATGCATTGCCGGCTATCCTGGTCCCTTTTCCGTTTGCCGCCGACGACCATCAGCGTATCAATGCGAAAGCTTTCGTGGCGGCGGGAGCGGGCCTGGCCTACGATCAGGCTGCCTTGTCCGGAGAAATCCTGGCGGAAAGGCTTCTGGAAATCCTGCGCGACGAGAGGCGGCGGCGGGCGATGGCTGCAGCGGCGGCCGGCTTGGCTCGGCCGGAGGCGGCGAAGGCGGTCGCGGATGAGGTGGAAAAATGCATGCAACATTGACCGGTTCCTGGAACGGCCTTCTCAGTCGGCCCTGTCGCATCCACCTTGTCGGAGTAGCAGGCTCCGGTGTCGGTCCCCTCGCCCGCCTCCTGCTGCTCCAAGGGCATCAGGTATCCGGATCGGACCTGCGCCGGACACCCGCCGTCGCCGAGCTCGAGCGGATGGGGCTGCGCTTCTTTCTCGGACACGACGGCGATCTGCCCGAAGGGGTGGAGCTTCTGGTCTATTCGTCAGCCGTCCGCGAGGACAACCCGGAGCGCCGGATCGCCGCGGCACGGGGGATTCCGAGCGTGCGGAGGGCCGACTTGCTCCGGGAGCTTTGCCGGACCAAGAAGTCGGTCGTCGTCGCGGGGATGCACGGAAAGACGACGACGACGGCCCTCCTCGCCCATATCCTCCGGCGGAGCGGTTGGGAGCCTTCCTACTACGTCGGTGGGGATGCGCCGGTGCTCGGCGCGAGCGCGGACTGGGGCAAAGGGGACTACATGGTTGTCGAAGGCGACGAGAGCGACGGCACGCTGGCTTTGTTTGAACCCTCCCACGCGGTCCTCTTGAACGTGGAGGAGGAGCATCTGGATTTCTATCCGGGCATGGAGGCGATCCTCGAGGTCTTTGCCGCCTTTCTGGACCGGTGCACGGGCAAGATCGTCTATTGCGCGGATGATCGGCATGCCTCGCTGCTCAATGCGGGGCGAAGCAATGCGGTAGGCTATGGATTTGGCCCGGCGGGCCGGTACCGAGCCGAGCGGGTCGAGCTGGGGCCGTTCGAGAGCACGTTTCTGCTGGTTGCCGGGGGAGAGCCCCTCGGGAAGGTTCGAGTACCGCTGCCCGGAAGGCAAAACGTCCAGAATGCCTTGGCCGGAATCGCCATGAGCCTGGAGCTGGGGCTGCCTTTCGCCGATGTCGCTCCGGCCACGGCGAGCTTCCGGGCGGTCAAGCGACGCTTCGAGGTACTCTTTTCCGGGCCGTCTTTCCTGATCATCGACGACTACGCGCATCATCCCACCGAGATTCGGGCGACCTTGGCCACCGCCGCGATAGCGCGCCGGGAGCGGGTTGTGGCACTTTTCCAGCCGCATCGCTATTCGCGCGCCCGCGGGCTGGAAAAGGACTTCGCAACGGCCTTCGGCGAAGCGGATCTGGTGTTGGTGACGGACATCTACGGAGCGGGTGAGTGTCCCATCGAGGGCGTGAGCCCGGAACGGCTGGCGCAAAAGATCGCCGAAGGGAGCGGGGTCAAAACCCTTTTCGCCCGCAGCATCGCGGAAGCGAAGAAGCTGGCGGCTGCCAACTTGCGGCCGGGAGATCTTTTGCTGGCGCTGGGGGCCGGAGACGTGCACCGTGTCGCCCGGGCGCTGGCTGCGCAATGCGCCCTCTACGAGGAGCTGCGCCGATCTCTGTCGTCCTCGGCGGTTCTCTCCCTTGAGGAAAACCTGGGGTCCCATACCTCGTCCGGCCTGGGGGGCGCGGCGGAATTCTGGTGCGAGCCCGCCTGCCGGGAGGACCTCCGCCGGCTGATCGAAATCGCCGCTCGCGAGAAGCTGCCTCTGACGGTTCTCGGCAGCGGCGCGGGCAGCTTGATCCGGGACGGAGGCGTCCGCGGCGTCTGTGTGAGCCTCCGCCATCCCGCCTTTTGCCGGGTGGAGTCGGACGGCGGTCGAATCGCCGCCGGCGGCGGAGTGCTTCTTGACCGGCTGGCCGCAGAAACCGCCCGCTGCGGAATCGACGGGTTTTCTTTCCTTTCCGGTCTTCCCGGCACGCTCGGTGCATGGCTGGCGGCCGGCACGGGAGCCGGGAGGCGGCGGCTCGTCAACAGGCTGGAAGAGGTGGTCCTGATCGATCGAACCGGCAGGTGGCACACCCTCGACCGGGCGGAGATCGAATCCTGGCCGGATGAGGGGCCCGGGTGCCCGCCCGGCATCATTGTCGGCGTACGCTTGCGGAGCACTCCCTTCCGGGCGGACGAAGCTTTTTGGTCGCCGGCGGCGGATGGCGCCGGGGACGGAGGCTCCCCGCGGAACGGTCGGCGGCTCGACGGGGTTTTGCGGTTTCCGCCGGGGGCGGACGTCCGGCGGCTTTGGAAAGGATTGGGCCCGGATTCCCTTGCCGTCGGGGGAGCTTGGATCGATCCCCGGTTCCCGAATCGGATCTGGTTGCGGGAGGGAGCTAGATCGGCGGACGTGGTCGCGCTCCTGGAAACAATCCGGAAGCGGCTGGGTGAGGAAATGGGTGTCGAGCCGGCTTTCGGCCTCGTCCTTGTCGGAGAAGAGGAGAGTTCGTGAACGGGAAGCTACGGGTGGTTGTTCTTGCGGGAGGCCCTTCGCGGGAAAGGGACGTTTCGGTGCAAACGGGACGGGCGGTGACGGCGGCTCTGCGGGGATTGGGCTATCCGGTCGAAGAGGTCGATCCGAAAGACGGCGACGTCTCGATTCCCGACGGAACCGACATCGTGTTTCTCTGCCTGCATGGAACCTTCGGGGAGGACGGGCAGATCCAGAGGCTGCTTCTGCGGAGGGGAGTCCCGTTCACGGGGAGCGGAGCCGACGCGAGCGAGCGGGCTTTCGACAAGTCGTGGAGCAAGGAGATTTTCCGTAAAGCGGGCGTGCCGACCCCGAGCTGGACGCTGGTACGGTCCGCCGAGAAGCTCCCGCTTCCGCTTCCCTTCGTGCTCAAGCCCGCGCGGCAGGGCTCGAGCATCGGAATCAGCTGCGTCTTCGACGAGAAGGACTTTCCGGAAGCCTTCGCCCGGGCGGCGAG from Methylacidimicrobium sp. AP8 includes:
- a CDS encoding FtsW/RodA/SpoVE family cell cycle protein — translated: MRERQLHRWAAYALVFIAFALIGLGLIALYSVAGRFVGEKDASLLPLVERQLCWIGIGIGAGVALARIDYHWFLRRSTALLGLGLFLLLLCFLPGIGHRVHGSARWIGLGPLVLQPSEPLKWCLCLFAASQLGSPPTRRAEQWRRYATVLAVTLVLAGILVFARDLGSAALYLTLAAVILVIAGVPLWLIGPGCLAAAGGILGVALSIPERRARLLAFWDMESDKQGKAYQVWQALVALGSGGVTGLGLGNSRQKMYYLPEATTDFIFPILGEELGLWVTLGVVLAYLAFTLCGGWIALFAPDAEGLLLGMALIVLISIQAIANLGVVTGLLPNKGLPLPFISYGGSNMLFCLMALGTLLNIHRQGGKGSAFSVESRGAQRSVRL
- the mraY gene encoding phospho-N-acetylmuramoyl-pentapeptide-transferase, which translates into the protein MLYYLHWLSGSFIGFNVFRYITFRSTAAALTALFISWIFGPPMIAMLRRLKMGQPIRGKEEVRHLADLHGGKAGTPTMGGLLILSALVGSCLLWAVPTNRFLWICLGGTLALGALGFWDDYLKVVQKKSAGIPGRIKLLVQAAVALIAGVLLLGNSESGREASKVAVPFLKSISRIELGWAALPFFLLVVMGSSNAVNLTDGLDGLAIGCSIGVALVFAIFAYVAGRPDWSAYLYVPHVRGADELAVFCAALLGASIGFLWYNCHPAEVFMGDTGSLALGGAFGLVSISIGQELLLVVAGGIFVVEALSVMIQVASFRLTGKRVFAMAPLHHHFELKGWGESRVTVRFWILSLLCGLLALSSLKLR
- a CDS encoding LysM domain-containing protein, yielding MQQELPLKEGTAGLRVITVILAVMLLHVLFIGGVALYHLLRGEGKLAAGGSAAAKAPAAVAADASRARPGGRPEEGSPKAASAAPASALAREAAKGQTDAPALSIARDSERKKGGGKRLRRASFQGNGEADTSAAASANGLRAEAAAPRVYRVVRGDSLWRIARRFHVGLDDLMKANQLTPASKLQIGQELRIPAEKANRGRRSGGLAGG
- the murG gene encoding undecaprenyldiphospho-muramoylpentapeptide beta-N-acetylglucosaminyltransferase, with product MSERSVVIACGGTGGHLLPGIAVAEELRRRGKEILLLLSEKQIDRTALEGEEKFPWETLPAIGWPGGLSGKTPAFFWRLGSSWRKCGSLFRRLAPGAVLGMGGFISAAPLLVAKRRQIPTLLHESNAVPGLVTRILSHKVDRVLLGFPECKKRLPGIPSIVTGTPLRARLRRVPRDEAAKALGAAPDRSTILVLGGSQGAHALNRLLGDAAPALARGGSPVQVLHLSGPADREACAAAYRAQGIPAVVESFSHRMDLFYSLADVAVARAGAATLAEVAFYALPAILVPFPFAADDHQRINAKAFVAAGAGLAYDQAALSGEILAERLLEILRDERRRRAMAAAAAGLARPEAAKAVADEVEKCMQH
- the murC gene encoding UDP-N-acetylmuramate--L-alanine ligase; amino-acid sequence: MHATLTGSWNGLLSRPCRIHLVGVAGSGVGPLARLLLLQGHQVSGSDLRRTPAVAELERMGLRFFLGHDGDLPEGVELLVYSSAVREDNPERRIAAARGIPSVRRADLLRELCRTKKSVVVAGMHGKTTTTALLAHILRRSGWEPSYYVGGDAPVLGASADWGKGDYMVVEGDESDGTLALFEPSHAVLLNVEEEHLDFYPGMEAILEVFAAFLDRCTGKIVYCADDRHASLLNAGRSNAVGYGFGPAGRYRAERVELGPFESTFLLVAGGEPLGKVRVPLPGRQNVQNALAGIAMSLELGLPFADVAPATASFRAVKRRFEVLFSGPSFLIIDDYAHHPTEIRATLATAAIARRERVVALFQPHRYSRARGLEKDFATAFGEADLVLVTDIYGAGECPIEGVSPERLAQKIAEGSGVKTLFARSIAEAKKLAAANLRPGDLLLALGAGDVHRVARALAAQCALYEELRRSLSSSAVLSLEENLGSHTSSGLGGAAEFWCEPACREDLRRLIEIAAREKLPLTVLGSGAGSLIRDGGVRGVCVSLRHPAFCRVESDGGRIAAGGGVLLDRLAAETARCGIDGFSFLSGLPGTLGAWLAAGTGAGRRRLVNRLEEVVLIDRTGRWHTLDRAEIESWPDEGPGCPPGIIVGVRLRSTPFRADEAFWSPAADGAGDGGSPRNGRRLDGVLRFPPGADVRRLWKGLGPDSLAVGGAWIDPRFPNRIWLREGARSADVVALLETIRKRLGEEMGVEPAFGLVLVGEEESS